Proteins from one Monodelphis domestica isolate mMonDom1 chromosome 6, mMonDom1.pri, whole genome shotgun sequence genomic window:
- the LOC103106644 gene encoding zinc finger protein 391-like has protein sequence MLENYRNLVCLGLADSNKDVMMSKLESGEPHWIPTGGVLRSCWPERMGSWVIPSVTFWARNSSLCHRSHIEFLPASSTLNHFASKGWESRLQTKESAPKMSISVKVLSQEKSLEDDLRICKMEKAWECDGRLKKKESMEGKPSRRIKIIQAEPPNEAGGSAYDKYSQTPSPEPDLFPQQGASVVMQGQKGDNQRGRSTMYLNQGQRDQIHSRKKRRNKVTKCQKVLGHDLGSIKKRGILSEETVHETGNSFPRINECGPHQTTDRRKKCNELTKWRKTVCAELYSRCQSRERRYKCSECGKAFQKKEHLKIHYRIHTGEKPFKCSDCGKAFSRSTSLTLHQRSHTGEKPYACNECGKTFRSSSHLSGHRRRTHEGLRLHECSVCGKAFSGKYDLSNHSRIHTGERPFKCSECGKAFYSNSDLTRHNRIHTRKKSFQCNICGEGFLWRS, from the exons atgctggagaactacAGGAACCTGGTCTGCCTGG GCCTTGCTGATTCAAACAAGGATGTGATGATGTCTAAGCTGGAGTCAGGGGAACCACATTGGATTCCAACTGGTGGTGTCCTAAGAAGCTGCTGGCCAG AGAGAATGGGCTCCTGGGTGATCCCCTCAGTGACCTTCTGGGCCAGGAACTCCTCTCTCTGCCACAGATCCCACATAGAAttccttcctgcctcctccaCTTTGAATCATTTTGCCTCAAAAG gTTGGGAATCGAGGCTGCAGACCAAGGAGTCAGCTCCCAAGATGAGTATTTCTGTGAAAGTCTTATCCCAGGAAAAGTCCTTGGAGGATGATCTAAGAATCTGCAAGATGGAGAAAGCCTGGGAGTGTGATGGCAGGTTGAAGAAAAAGGAGAGCATGGAGGGGAAACCttctagaagaataaaaataatccaaGCAGAACCTCCCAATGAGGCTGGAGGCTCTGCATATGATAAATACAGTCAGACCCCTAGCCCAGAGCCAGACCTTTTTCCACAACAGGGAGCATCTGTAGTTATGCAGGGCCAGAAAGGAGATAACCAGAGAGGGCGTTCCACCAtgtatttgaaccaaggacaaAGAGATCAAATCCATTCCAGGAAGAAACGTCGTAATAAggttacaaaatgtcagaaagtgctGGGCCATGATTTGGGCTCCATAAAAAAACGTGGAATTCTTTCTGAAGAGACAGTTCATGAAACGGGGAATTCATTCCCTCGTATTAATGAATGTGGTCCACACCAGACAACCGATAGGAGAAAAAAGTGTAATGAGTTAACTAAATGGAGGAAGACAGTTTGTGCTGAACTTTACTCTCGTTGTCAGAGTAGAGAGAGACGGTAcaaatgcagtgaatgtggaaaggccttccagAAAAAGGAGCATCTTAAAATACATtacagaattcatactggagagaaaccttttaaatgcagTGACTGTGGGAAAGCCTTTTCTAGGAGCACAAGCCTAACTTTACATCAGAGatctcatactggagagaaaccatatgcatgcaatgaatgtgggaagacaTTCCGGTCAAGCTCTCACCTTTCAGGACACAGGAGGAGAACTCATGAAGGATTAAGACTTCATGAATGCAGTGTATGTGGGAAAGCATTCTCTGGGAAGTATGATCTTAGTAATCACAGTAGAATTCATACTGGCGAGAGACCTTTcaaatgcagtgaatgtgggaaggccttttaCAGTAACTCAGATCTTACCAGGCATAATAGGATTCATACTAGAAAGAAATCTTTTCAATGTAACATTTGTGGGGAAGGTTTTCTCTGGAGAAGCTGA